The nucleotide sequence CGAGCCTGCAGCCGATCAGCGTCTACGATCCGAACACGGGCGAGCAAAACATCAAGATTTATCCGTTCAACCTTGCCAATCCGATGGCCGGCACGCCCGTGCCGGAAAACGCGCTGGGCTACTTGATGCGGAACGCCCAGTGGCTCGTGCAAGCCATCGGGGTCGACGGCTTTCGCATCGACGCCGAAAAGAACATGCCCACCTGGGTGCTGAATTATTATGACCGGGCCGTCTATCGCTCGTCGTTTCGCACGTTGCTCAACGGCCAGCAAGAACCGATCTATGGCTTCGGCGAGTACTTCGACAGCAACCTCGCCGCATTGCAATCGGTCACCAGCCATACCATCAATCCGAGCAATCCCGGCCAGATTGGCGGCAATCGCGACGCGCTCGATTTCAACCTCTACTTCGCGATGCAGCAGAACCTGTCGGGCACGACCGCACAGAACAGTTGGACCAACGTCGTCAATGCGGGGATCGACGTATACGACGACGGCCTACACAACGGCAGCCAGGGGGTGACGTTCGTGCAGAACCAAGACAACGGCGCGCCGTTCCTGAGCAATATCGCGTATGCCTATACGCTGATGATGCCGGGCAACACCGTCGTATACTTTAACGGCCAACAGTTTGGTCCCAATCGCTCGTTTCCTCAGGGGGGCCGCGGCGATGCCCTGGGAGGCTACTACGGCAATGCGATCCCGGCCTTGGTCCAATTGCGCAACGAATATGGCCGGGGCGACTACCGACAGGATTGGCTCGAGCAGAACAACTTCGCTTTCGAGCGCGTGGGCTCGGCTTTGGTCATGTTAAGCAACGTCTTGGAGCCGGGTTTTGACAGCCGCACGATCGACGTGAAGTTCGCTCCCGGCACGCCGCTGATCGAACTGACGGGCAACGCCCACAGCCCGATCGCCGACCCTCACGGCGACATTCCGCAGTTGCTCATCGTCAACGCCGATTCGAGCAGTCCCACCGGCGCATCGGTCAACGCCCGTTTCCTCCGCAACTCGACGTTCGAACTCAATGGAAGTTCCGCGTTCACCGGCGACGGCTATCTGGTCTATGGACTGGCGACCCCGCAAGGCACGCTCTCCGTGTCGAACGTCTCCCAGACGTTGCCCGGCGGCACGCCCACCGCCTCCACGTACGGCACGACGTTGCTCTCGAACATCAGCGTCATCAAGAGCAATAGCACGACGGTGACGCTCAACACGACTCCCGTCAATCTGCTCGGTATTTATCGCGATAAGCCGGCCGACGGCGACAACGCGCTGATCAAGCTCGACGGCGGCATCGACCTGAATGGCAACGGCGTAGTCGATAACACCACACCCAACACCGTGGAATATGGTTTCGAGAATTTCACCACGGTCCACAGTCCCGGCTGGTTCGCCGCGAACGGCAACGGCACGTATGCGCAGACCATCGACCTATCCAACATCTCGGACGGTTATCATTACGTGGAGGTGATTGCCTTCCGCCACCGCAGCGACGGCGGTCCGCCGGTGTATAGCGATTTCCGGGAAACCATTTACCTCGATCGCCACAAGCCCGTCTCGCAGGTCAACAGCTTCAATCCGCTGGTGGCCGGTGTGAACGAGAACCGGCAGCTTGTCGTTCAGAACGTCGACAATCTTGCGAACAACGTCC is from Pirellulales bacterium and encodes:
- a CDS encoding alpha-amylase family glycosyl hydrolase; its protein translation is MACQLLAATAHAQYDVSAPVIFQDFENTWSTIQTRMPDVFASGYGAIYVPPPGRADSGNQSVGYDAYNRFDLGSPGAPTLYGTQTGLISLTQQTHTAGMNMFVDLVWNHSGFSDTSTAGGAFAAAGGYPGFALTLQTGNPNAPGYNTLGYNAVDGDYHSAFATGDQNERLSGLVDIAQESNNQFIRNPTTPGNPQNIPGPVGPAYHDRLANVPTASNAQYYPDTSLQPISVYDPNTGEQNIKIYPFNLANPMAGTPVPENALGYLMRNAQWLVQAIGVDGFRIDAEKNMPTWVLNYYDRAVYRSSFRTLLNGQQEPIYGFGEYFDSNLAALQSVTSHTINPSNPGQIGGNRDALDFNLYFAMQQNLSGTTAQNSWTNVVNAGIDVYDDGLHNGSQGVTFVQNQDNGAPFLSNIAYAYTLMMPGNTVVYFNGQQFGPNRSFPQGGRGDALGGYYGNAIPALVQLRNEYGRGDYRQDWLEQNNFAFERVGSALVMLSNVLEPGFDSRTIDVKFAPGTPLIELTGNAHSPIADPHGDIPQLLIVNADSSSPTGASVNARFLRNSTFELNGSSAFTGDGYLVYGLATPQGTLSVSNVSQTLPGGTPTASTYGTTLLSNISVIKSNSTTVTLNTTPVNLLGIYRDKPADGDNALIKLDGGIDLNGNGVVDNTTPNTVEYGFENFTTVHSPGWFAANGNGTYAQTIDLSNISDGYHYVEVIAFRHRSDGGPPVYSDFRETIYLDRHKPVSQVNSFNPLVAGVNENRQLVVQNVDNLANNVHVLFDLPAALTDSQVLAMIGNANQGNQIDTNLWTANASGLVNGNHVATVVTYKVDGNYNVQRFPGLYTSTIFGAGLGDINHDGHYNMADLLAFESLYRSGNTQFDPAADMNGDGLINKLDVTPFGQALAHGGADAATLAAFDAFAASVPEPSTFVLLGLGVAGMAVKVLLRRRTPWPIPRPSSPTFPAR